Genomic window (Acidobacteriota bacterium):
GAAGGCGCCCTTGGCGAAGCGCAGCGTCCTGGCCAGCGACCAGCGGGTCGAGAAGAGCAGGAAAGCGGCCAGGGCGGCCAGGAGGAAGATGAACGAGCCGACCGTGCCGAGATAGCGGGCCAGGAAATTGAGCAGCAGGTCGCCGAGCAGGCCGCCGGCCGGCACGGTGCTGCCGTGGACCGGGAAGGACTCGAAGACCAGGGCCAGGAGCGGGCAGACGATGGCCAGGCCCAGGGCGATCGTGCCCAGCCGCTTGAGCAGGTGGGCCGACGAGCCGCGCAGGACGGCCCGGAGCGCAGCGTAGCCCAGGATGAAGGGCAGGATGTACGAGGCCAGGCCCAGGAACCAGAGGAAGGCCTGGGAGAAATAGGAGCCGGCGCGGCCGGCGAAATTCCGGATCTCCTGGCCGGCCGTCGGGGCCGTGGCGAAGGACGGGTCCTTGGGATCGAAGCTGATGACGCTGATCAAGGCGAAAAGGGCCAGGAAGACGAGCAGGACGCCGGTGACCTCGACGGCCAGGTTCTGCTTCCCGGACGCGGCCTTGCCGTTCTTGCCGTTCCGGCCGTTGGCGGCGCCCTTTTTACGCTTTTTCACGGCGGGATTATAGCATAACGCTCCGGGCCATGTCCGTTCGCGGCCCCTGACCGGCCAATAGAAGGGACATGTAAGGATGCGTCCCCGAAATGATGCCTATTGCCAAGAGGCCCCGGTCTTGGTTAAAATACGCACAGCTTAGGGAAGAGGAGGGAGATCCATGAAGATCTGCTTCTGCCGCTTCATTCTGGCCGCCGCCGCCGCCATCCTGGCCATCTTCTGGTGGCCGGCCGCATGGGCCAGGTGGGTCATCGTCATAGCCGGCATCATCCTGGCGGTTATGAGCCTTTTCTACCAGACGTGCTGCTGCCGGACCATGAAGAAAGCCGGGCCCGGACCGGCCCAAAGCTAGGCGCGTCCCCGCCGCGCGGAAGGGTTTTCAGGCCATCGGCCGAAAAGGGTTAAGTCTGGCCTTTGAGCGCCCCGAAGAGCGCGAAGAGCGCGTCCGGCGGCAGCTCCTCGGCCCGGGCGCCGCGGGGGATGCCGAGCTTCGCGTAGGCCGCGTCGAGAGCCGCCGGCGTCGCCCGGCGGGCCAGGTTCTTCCAGAGCATCTTGCGGCGCTCGGCGAAGGCGGCCCGGAGGAAGGCCCGGAAAGGCTCGCCGGCGGCGCCGTCGTGAAGCGGCGCGGCCCGGCGCTTCATGACCAGCAGGGCCGATTGGACCTTCGGCGGAGGCGAGAACGATCCCGGGGCCACCGTGAAGGCGACACGGGCCTCGAACTCGTTCTGAAGCAGGATGCCGAGCGGGGCATAGCTCTTCGTGCCGGGCCCTGCGACGACCCGCTCGGCCACTTCCTTCTGGACGAGAAAGACGCAATCCGAAAGAAGGGCGCGCTCGTCGAGGACCCGGAAGAGAAGGGGCGAGGAGATCGAATAGGGGATATTCCCGACCAGGCGGAGCGCGGGAACCCCGGCTCCGGCCCGGATCGCGCCGAGGTCGGTCCTCAGGAAATCCCCATGGACGACCTCGACGTTGGCCGGCATAGCCTCCCGGAGCCCGGGGACGAGCCGCTCGTCCTTCTCGACGGCGACGACCCGCCCCGCCCCGGCAGCCAGGAGCCGGGTCAGGGCCCCTTTGCCGGGGCCGACCTCCACGATCACGTCCTCCGGCCCGGGGGCGATCGCGGCGGCGATCTTGCGCAGGACGCCCTCGTTGGCCAGGAAGTGCTGGCCCAGGGCGTGGCGGCGGGACTTGAACATGAGGCGGGCCCATTCTAGGCCTTTTCGCGCCGGAGGGACAGTCCGCCCTTTCCCTCCCCCCGGTCCCCTCTTAAGGGTTTGACAAGGCCCCCCCGATTGCCTACAGTATCTAGGCCATGTGCCCTCCGTCCGAGAAGAAGATCCTGGTCGTCGACTACGATGCCGCGAGCCTCGATAGTCTCGCCAAGCTGCTGAAGGAAAAGAAATTTCGCGTGGTCACGGCCTCCGACGGCAAGGCCGGGTACGAGCTCTTCACGGCCGAGAAGCCCGACCTGGTCGTCCTCGAGGCCATGCTGCCCAAGCTTCACGGCTTCGACCTGACCCGGAAGATCTCGCAGGAGACCCAGGGGCGGGTTCCGGTCGTCCTCATCACCGGGCTCTACAAGGGGCCGCAATACAGGCGGGAAGCGACCAACGGGATGGGGGCCGCGGAATATTTCGAGAAGCCTCTCGACCTGGCCGCGTTCATCGCGGCGATCAGGCGGCTGCTCCACGACGAGGACGATATCGACGAGGAGCTGCCCGACTCGAACGCGGTCATCGAGGCCCTGAGCCGCCGCCGGCCCGGGGCCGCCAAGCTCAGCGCCAAAGGACGATGCCCATGACAAGCCTCTGGACCCGTTGCAACAACTGCCAGCGGATCCTCTACAAGCAGGACATCATCGACAACCTGGCCGTCTGCCCGTCCTGCAACTTCCATTTCCGGCTCTCGGCCGAGGAGCGCCTGCAGATGCTCTTCGACGAGGGCGCCTACGAGGTCCTCGACGCCAACCTCCACTCCGTCGACGCCCTGCACTTCGTCGACGTCAAGCGCTACGCCGACCGGATCGCCGAGTACGAGCGCAAGACGGGGCTGGCCGAGGCCGTCGTCACGGCCCGCGGCGCGATCGGCGGCATCCCTGTCTACATCCTGGCCATGGAGTTCGGCTTCCTCGGCGGCAGCGTGGCCTCTGTAGTCGGCGAGAAGATAGTCCGGGCCTGCGAGCGGGCCCTGGAGGACCGCCGGCCGGTCATCGTCGTCTCGTGCTCCGGCGGCATGCGCATGCAGGAAGGCATGCTCTCGCTCATGCAGATGGCCAAGACGAGCGCGGCCATCGCCCGGCTGGGCGAGGCCGGCATCCCCTTCATCTCCGTCCTGGCCGATCCGACGACGGGCGGCACGACGGCCAGCTTCGCCATGCTCGGGGACATCAATGTCGCCGAGCCCCAGGCCCTGATCGGCTTCGCCGGGCCGCGGGTCATCGAGCAGACGATCAAGGAGAAGCTGCCCAAGGGCTTCCAGCGCGCCGAGTTCCTGCTCG
Coding sequences:
- the rsmA gene encoding 16S rRNA (adenine(1518)-N(6)/adenine(1519)-N(6))-dimethyltransferase RsmA; its protein translation is MFKSRRHALGQHFLANEGVLRKIAAAIAPGPEDVIVEVGPGKGALTRLLAAGAGRVVAVEKDERLVPGLREAMPANVEVVHGDFLRTDLGAIRAGAGVPALRLVGNIPYSISSPLLFRVLDERALLSDCVFLVQKEVAERVVAGPGTKSYAPLGILLQNEFEARVAFTVAPGSFSPPPKVQSALLVMKRRAAPLHDGAAGEPFRAFLRAAFAERRKMLWKNLARRATPAALDAAYAKLGIPRGARAEELPPDALFALFGALKGQT
- a CDS encoding response regulator, which encodes MCPPSEKKILVVDYDAASLDSLAKLLKEKKFRVVTASDGKAGYELFTAEKPDLVVLEAMLPKLHGFDLTRKISQETQGRVPVVLITGLYKGPQYRREATNGMGAAEYFEKPLDLAAFIAAIRRLLHDEDDIDEELPDSNAVIEALSRRRPGAAKLSAKGRCP
- the accD gene encoding acetyl-CoA carboxylase, carboxyltransferase subunit beta, which translates into the protein MTSLWTRCNNCQRILYKQDIIDNLAVCPSCNFHFRLSAEERLQMLFDEGAYEVLDANLHSVDALHFVDVKRYADRIAEYERKTGLAEAVVTARGAIGGIPVYILAMEFGFLGGSVASVVGEKIVRACERALEDRRPVIVVSCSGGMRMQEGMLSLMQMAKTSAAIARLGEAGIPFISVLADPTTGGTTASFAMLGDINVAEPQALIGFAGPRVIEQTIKEKLPKGFQRAEFLLGHGMLDDVVERKALKPYLVRALRLFLDKPQ